A single region of the Longimicrobium sp. genome encodes:
- a CDS encoding peptidylprolyl isomerase, with protein MSTVTFQTNKGTFTAELYANEAPGTVQNFTKLVKDGYYDGIIFHRVIPDFVVQGGDPITKEAGGVNNPRVGTGGPGYNIKCETQGNPHRHEVGALSMAHAGKDTGGSQFFIVLSEQNTRHLNGVHTVFGKVTEGLDVIFQLAKGDKMEKVTVSDGAAA; from the coding sequence ATGAGCACCGTTACGTTTCAGACCAACAAGGGCACCTTCACCGCCGAGCTGTACGCCAACGAGGCGCCCGGCACCGTGCAGAACTTCACGAAGCTGGTGAAGGATGGCTACTACGACGGCATCATCTTCCACCGCGTGATCCCCGACTTCGTGGTGCAGGGCGGCGACCCCATCACCAAGGAAGCGGGCGGCGTGAACAACCCGCGCGTCGGCACCGGCGGCCCGGGCTACAACATCAAGTGCGAGACCCAGGGCAACCCGCACCGCCACGAGGTGGGCGCCCTGTCGATGGCCCACGCCGGCAAGGACACGGGCGGCAGCCAGTTCTTCATCGTGCTCAGCGAGCAGAACACGCGTCACCTGAACGGGGTGCACACGGTGTTCGGCAAGGTCACCGAGGGGCTGGACGTGATCTTTCAGCTCGCCAAGGGCGACAAGATGGAGAAGGTGACCGTCAGCGACGGCGCCGCGGCCTGA